GCCATCTTTTTCCAGAATTTTGACGACGCCATTCCAACTGCTCGAATCGGCGAAGGCGCCGTGTACGAGTACCACAGTCGGTTTGACCGGCGCAGCCAGCGCGGCGGCGGCAGTAACCATCGCAGCTGCGAGGGCCAGACCTGCAAAAATCTTTTTCATTTAATGTTCCTCTGTAAGCGAGAGATGGGCTGTGAGCGACAGCAATAGTTAAACCGCTGGCTGTGTCCTGTATGTGTCGAAGTAGCGAGTGCTCCGCATGGAACTGTGTCTAATGCCACTTTTGCTACAAACAGATACAAGCTCTCCAGCATTTCAGTAGGCGAAACATTGGATTGTGTTTTGTGTTCGTTCTCACCAAAGCGATTAAAGCGGAGCATGCGTTTCAAGCACTTTATTAACGCCGGACCGCGGAGCTGCCTGATGAAACGAGTACTCATGCTGTTAGCCAATGGTGTCGAACCAATGGAGATGGCGGCTTTCACCGACGTGCTCGGCTGGGCTGACTTGCTCGGTGACTTTCCTGTTGAGTTAGTGAATGCAGGCCTTCGCAGGAAAATTATTACTACGTTCGGGCTCTCGCTTAATCCCAATTACCTGCTGAGCGATTTGGACGTCAGTAGCTTTGATGCTCTGGCATTGCCGGGTGGTTTCGAGCCGTCAGGATTCTATGAGGAAGCGCTTAGTGAGCCTTTCCTTGAAACCATTCGCCAATTTGTTGATGCCGGCAAACCTGTCGCCAGTGTTTGTGTGGCATCGGTGTGCTTGGGTGCGGCGGGCGTCCTACGTGATAAGAATGCGACGACGTATCACCAGGAGGGCGGAAAACGGAAAAACCAGTTAGTGGAATCTGGCGCTCTGTTCCTGGATCGACCTGTCGTAGTTCACGACAACATCATTACTTCCAGCGGTCCGGGCACCGCCACTGAAGTTGCGTTCTTGCTGTTGGAAAAACTGACCAGTCTAGAGAACGCTACTTCTATCCGCCAAAAAATGCGCTTCGCCACACCTGATCGGGATTGGTACGACACGCCGCAGGTGCCGTAGTCCTCACTCAATATTATTTATCGACTTTCTGCAGGTAATTGTATGACTGACACAGCACTTATCGTCGTTGATATTCAGAACGACTATTTCTCCGGTGGAAAATGGGAACTCAACGCCGTTGACGCTGCGGCAGATAATGCTGCGCGCGTAATCGCATCGGCACGTGTTCGAGGCGACACAGTCATTCACATTCGGCACGAAACCCTCGCTGCCGATGCTCCTTTTTTTGTGCCTGGCTCCGTTGGTGCGCAACTGCATGAAAAGGTGCGTAATCAGAGCGACGAATTGGTCATCGTCAAACACTTTATGAATCCATATCGCGAGACACAACTGCGCGAGGTGCTGGAGAAGCAGGGCATTAAAAAAGTCGTTGTTGTCGGCAATATGAGTCACATGTGCATCGATGCGGTCACTCGCTCATCTGACGATTTCGGGTATGCCACAACAGTCATCCACGACGCCTGCGCGACTCATGATCTGGAATTTAATGGGGTAAAAGTTCCATCAGCTCTGGTGCACGCAGCCTTCATGGCCGCCTTGCAATTCGGCTACGCCAAAGTGCAGAGCGCAGATGAATATCTCTCCTGATTTCCCCTCGATAGGTTCAGAGGTTAACCCGATGGCAAACCCATCCGCTGCATTGGACTATTACTACTGGCCGACGCCGAACGGGCAAAAAGTCGCGATTTTTCTTGAAGAATCTGGCCGTCCCTATACAGCTCATCCGGTCAACATCAGCAAGGGCGAACAGTTTTCTCCCGAATACACAGGGCTTTCACCAAACCAACGCATACCAGCGATTGTAGATAACGAAGTTGGTGTTTCAGTTTTTGAATCGGGCGCAATTTTACTGTACTTGGCTCAACGTCGTGGTCAGTTTTTTCCGAGAGACTCTAAAGGGGCCGCGTCGGTTCTACAGTGGTTATTCTGGCAGGCTGCCAGTCTCGGCCCGATACTTGGGCAAGCAGTGTTTTTTTTAAACTACGCCTCCGAGCATGTCCCGCTTGCGGTAGAGCGATTCAGTAAAGAGACCGAGCGACTGTATAGAGTGATGGAGCAGCAGTTGAGCCATCAATCTTTTATTGCAGGTGAATACTCGATCGCTGACATGGCGATTTACCCATGGTTGCTGCAACACGAAAAGCAAGGCATGAAATTGGATACCTATCCGCACATTGCCGCCTGGCTTGCGAAAATTACTGCCCGGCCAGCGGTGATCCGTGCCTACGCTAAAGGAGAGGAAATTCGCCCATCAGGGCAAACCGATCAGGACAGGAAAAAGCTCTACAAGTTGTCGTAAGGACCGTCGCTGCGACTGAAGGAAATGATGTAAAGGCGTGCGGGACGCCAATGTGTCTCGCAGATACGTGTAACGCTCCGGCCTGCAAGGCGTTGCATTGATGGTATCGGCGGGTGCTCAGTGAACACCTCGTTGGTGACGTCATTCATGGGCGCCGGGAAGCGAGTGAATTGCACCTGTTTACGAATCCGTAGAGGTGATCATGAATAATACCGATGAGCCAGGGGCCTCACCTTGGCATGCTGGTGAGCGGCAGTTGCAAGAAAGTGTCGGCGTGGCGCAGCAGATGGAGCACTTTGGGCGAAAGGTTGTTCGCGATTACATGCCGGATCAGCATCGTTCGTTTTACAGCCAACTGCCTTATCTGGTGGTGGGCGCGGTCGACCAAAACGGCATCCCTTGGGCAACGTTGATCGAGGGCCCTCCAGGGTTTGTTCACTCCCCGGACCCACGTAGCTTGCAGCTTGACCGCCTCCCCGCGGACGGCGACCCAGTCAAACCAGCCTTGGGAATGGGCGCCGCAGTCGGGTTACTTGGCATCGACTTGAAAACCCGAAGGCGCAATCGAATGAACGGCAATATCAACACCGTCTCCTCTGACGGTGTTGGCGTCTCTGTCGTGCACGCTTTTGGCAACTGTCCTCAGTACATCCAGTTGCGAAGTGTCGAGCCGGTCAGCGTTGGGCGCGCCTCATCCGATGTTGCAGCAAAACGCCTGCACCAATTGGACGAGGCGGCTGCACAGATGATTCGTCAGGCTGATACGTTCTTCCTCGCCAGCTACGTCGACCTCGAAGGAGACTCATCCAAGCGCTCGGTCGACGTTTCTCACCGCGGAGGCAATCCAGGTTTTGTCAGGGTCGAAGGCAACGTGCTGACGATTCCCGATTTCGCCGGCAATCTGCATTTCAATACATTGGGCAACCTGTTACTCAACCCTAAAGCCGGTTTGGTTTTTGTCGATTTCTCGTCAGGTGATGTGCTCCAAGTGGCGGGGCGCACCGAGCTTATTCTTGAGGGACCGCAGATCGCTGCATTCCAAGGGGCCGAGAGACTCTGGACCTTGACGGTGGAGCATGTCGTCCTGAGGCGAGCCGTATTGGCGCTGCGTTGGGTATTCGAAGGTTTCTCACCGAACAGTCTGATGACCGGCAGTTGGGAAAAAGCTGAAGGCCGCTTGCAGGCCGATGCGCTGCGCGACCAATGGCGGCATCTGCGCGTCACCCGAATCGTCGAGGAGAGCAGCACCATCAGCTCTTTTTATCTGGAACCTGACGATGGTGCGGGGTTGCCGCGTTTCGAGGCGGGCCAGCATTTACCGGTACGGTTTAGCCTGGTTGAAGGGCAGCCTCCTTTGGTCAGAACTTACAGTGTGTCGAGCGCACCTTCTGACACCTTCTTTCGGATCAGCGTCAAGCGCGATGGTTTGATTTCGTCGCACTTGCACAGCAAGATTCGGGTCGGCGATCTCATCGAAGCCCGCGCCCCGCAGGGACGATTTACAGTGCAGGCCGATGAGCATCGGCCGTTGGTTCTATTGGCGGCTGGCGTCGGGGTCACGCCGCTGCTGTCGATGCTGCGCGAAGTCATCTACGAAGGGGAGCGAATTCGTCGTACTCGGCCGACTTGGTTTATTCAGAGTGCGCGTAGTCTGGCGGAGCTGGCATTTCGGGACGAACTGTTTGAGCTGGCGACACGCGCGAAAGACAAGATTCGCGCATTGCGACTTCTAAGTCAGCCGGAGCAGCATGCTCGTGAGGGTGAAGACTTCGAATTGGCTGGACGCGTGGATGTCGCATTGCTCAAGGCGCTGTTGCCGCTGGATGATTATGACTTTTACCTGTGCGGCCCCGGCGCGTTCACCCAAGCTCTATACGATGGGCTACGTGAACTGCGTATCGGCGATGATCGCATTCACGCTGAAACGTTTGGGCCTTCGACTCTGGTTCGATTACGCGATCAGTTGACCCCGGCGGTAGAACAAGTTCCGGCAGCCAGTAGCCCAGTCAAAGTACTGTTCGCGACTTCTGCGAAAGAGGCGCGTTGGGAGCCAGGCAACGGCAGCTTGTTGGAGTTGGCCGAAAGTCGTGGTCTGAATCCGGACTTTAGTTGCCGCGGTGGGTCGTGTGGGACTTGTCGTACAAAATTGATCAGTGGCGAAGTGCACTATTTGAACTTGCCCGCTGAAATGCCGGCGCAGGGTGAGGTATTGATTTGCTGCGCAGTACCAGCGCAAAGCAAGGAGGGCGACGCCCCCCTGATTTTGGATCTGTGATATGAACGCCTTCTCTATCGCTCATCCCGCGAGACGCGGGTTGAGCGCTTGAGCCAAACCACCTTCACGGTCGAGTTGAGCGAGGTCGTCAAATCCGCCCACATGCCAGTCGCCGATGAAAATTTGCGGAACGGTGCGACGGCCGCTGCGATTTATCATTTCGACTTTCTTGCCAACTGACTGCACATCGATTTCGGTATAAGAAATACCCTTAGAGTTGAGCAGTTGCTTAGCACCACGGCAGTAAGGGCAGGTGCTGGTCGTGTACATAGTGATGTCAGGCATGAAGAGTCCTCCTCGTTTGGACGATTTTCAGGCTGCGGCTTTTTCTACGCGAGCGTCAACCGACATGAAAATTGCTTTTAACAGATAGTTAAGTTGAGAAATATTTAGTTAGTACAGCCGCGACCTATCACGCTGTATTCAAGGACACGCGTGTCGCCGTGCGAATCTTTGTAGGTCATTTGCACTGGCACTGGACCGCAGACGTCTGCTGCTTCTGTGATGTTGATGACCTTGGCAATATCTAAGTGCATGCCATAGGCATACGGAGTCGCCGCTGGCGTAATCGAAGCGCCCTGTGCTAAGGCAGACAATGAAGCTGTCAGGGACAGCGCGATAAACAGAAATTTTTTCATGACGAATCCTCCATTAAGATTTGGTGAGTCAGTGAAGTGGATAAATTTGTTGAAGCAGGCCCGCTATGAGTGCGGACCGAATTACATTTCCAGTGGCCTTCCTAGAAGGGACCCAGTGGCAGAAACTTGCCGTCGATGCATGGTGTCGCTCCTGTCGGATACTTGAGTAAGAGTTGCTGCATAAGTGCTGCTTGGTGTGAAGCCATGTTCTGCCGTTTGCTCCATAGCGTCCAAGACCGATAAACAATGCTTCGCATAAGCCCTACCTATAGTTTTAAACCGGAGTGCTCATGAACGTGGAAAACTCGGAAGCAATCTTGCTAATTCCGGGTATTCACATGGTCAACAAAAAAGAATCGCATTGCTGCACGAAGGGGATGGCGAGACAAAAGAGCCCGCGTATGGCGGGCTCAGTGACAGCATCTGTATTTATTGGCGGGAGGCAACTCGTCGTATAGCGCGGCTTTTCTACCTGTCTTCCTGAATTAGCGCGAGTACTCCTCAGGACGTCAGGCTTGCTGTACAAACGCCAGCCGCACTGCAAATCCAATCAGGAGGGTGCCGAAAAGCCATTGCTGAACTCGTTGCGCGGTGACGCTACGCTCCAACCAACTCCCTACCCAAGCGCTGGCAGTAGCATAAATGCTGTCGAAAATCAGACCGGTGATTACGAGTACTACACCCAGTACTGCAAATTGCTCCGATACCGACGATCGATTCGGATCTATGAATTGCGGAAGCAGCACTGAGCAGAAAAGCAGCGCTTTCGGATTGAGTAAATTGGTGAAGAGCCCCCGTCGGATGGCCGCGCCCAAGCTCGACGTTACAGCTCCAGTTTCTGTAATGGCAGGGGCACTCATGCCACTGGTTTTGAACATCTGAATCCCTATCCAAAGTAGATAGGCCGCTCCTGCATATTTGACGACATCAAAAGTCCAAGGCAGCACCTTGAACATTGTTGCCATTCCCATAGCGGTCAAAGCCACATGGCAGGCACGCGCTAACGCGAGCCCCAACGCAGTCGCTAGCGCTGCGGCTCTACCTTGCTTTGCACCCGTTTGAAGCAGCAGGATCATGTCCGGACCGGGCATTAGAAAAATCATCGAGAGAGCGAGGAGGTACAGCGCTTTGTCTTCCATATTCGTGTTGCTCGGCGGGAAATGAGGAAGGCAATTTTAGAGGGGAGGGGTAGGGCAGGTGGTTGCGTATCGAACTCCCAGGTCTACGTGTTTTGGCAGAATCTGCCCTTTGATAGTTAGAACAAGAGCCTATATGCCAACTGATCGTTTTGCGCAAATCCGACTTGGGCGGCTGGACTCTTGCCTGGCTGATGCCAGGAAGGAACCGCCAGGGCGTGCTGTTACTTCCCTTTACCAGTTTTTATGGCGCTGAAGTGATCACTCAGGGTGCCTTGAAAATGGTCAATCAGGAAGTTTATGAAGACGCGTGTTTTAGCTGGCAGTTCTTTCCTGGCCGAGTAGTAGACGGAGATTGAGCCCAGATCGACATACCATTCTGGTAATAGCCGTATCAGCTCACCCCGCTGTAACCAGGGCCATGCTCGCTCCAGAGGCACCAATGCCACGCCCAGTCCCATCAGGGCGCACATGCACAGGGCTTGCGGATCATTCATGATGGCGGTTGGTTTCAGGCTCAGATCAAACGTTTCGTCAGTCGAACTGCGCAATGTCCAGGTGCGTAAACGGTTGGTGTCGGTCGATCGCACGACAATGCCATCCTGGCCTTGCAAGTCCGCTGGCACAATCGGCAGTGGCTTGCCTTGGAGCCACTCCGGCGCCGCTACAGCGACGAGGTGTAACTTGGCCAGTTCACGCGCCACAACGCCCGGGCTTAATTCCATGCCGCCACCAATCGCAACGTCAAAACCTTCACCTATCAAGTCAACACGGCGGATTTCGAGGTGCCAATCCGGCACAACGGAAGGGTACCGTTGCTTGAACGTTTTCAGCAGAGGCAGCACGTAGTCGTAGGCAAAGGACGGAGACATGTTGACCCGCAGCCTGCCGGCGGGCACATCGCGTGAGTCGCCGAGTTGAGCCATTGCGCCTTGGATCGTTTCGACACTCCCCGCCACCTGTTCATATAGCGCCTCACCGGCTTCGGTAAGGGACAGACTTCGCGTGCTGCGTTGAAACAATCGGGTGCCCAAGTTTGTTTCGAGGCGCGCAATGTTTTTGCTGACTGCGGCGGCGGAAATGCCCATCCGCCGAGCCGCTTCGGAAAAACTGCGAGCTTCGGCGGCTCGTAAAAATGATTCCAGATTGCCCAGACTGTCCACGCTTATCTCCAACTTTTGGTTGAAGCTGATTCTACTGATTGATGACTAATTTGCTGGTGAATTTGAGCCCATAGTGGTGGCCGACCGAATTTCACACTCAAAACAGGTAAAGCGTAATGGGCAAAATATTGATCACCGGCGCGACCGGAAAACTGGGTAGCGCGGTAGTGCGCTCGCTGGTCCGCAAGGTGCCTGCGGCAGATGTCGTCGCTTTGGTTCGAGAGGAGAGCAAAGCGCAGTGGTTGTCGGACCTGGGCGTCGAAGTGCGGCTGGGCGATTACACCGACGTCGAATCCCTGGTCAATGCCTTCGCCGGGGTGGAAAAAATCTATCTGGTGTCAGCCGTTGCTTTCAGCGATCGGGTAGGTCAACACCGGAACGTCATTCAGGCGGCACGTACGGCTGGTGTTCGACATGTGTTCTACACCAGCATTCAGCGCCTTAGCGATGACTTTTGTCCCATCGAGGGGGTCACTGCCAGCGACCTCGAAACAGAGGCGATGCTTAAATCATCCGGGCTGGATTACACCATCGTCCGGCATCCGCTTTATGCCGACGTGCTTGCGATGTACATCGGCGAAGATGCTCCGCAGAAGGGCTTCAGCGCACCCGCCGGTCAGGGACGAGTGGCACTGACAAACATTGATGAACTAGCTGAAGGCGGGGCAACCCTGCTCAGTCAGCCGGGTCACGAGCACCGAGCTTATCTGCTTAATAGCGGACAAACCTGGTCGTTCGCAGACATCGCCACCGCGCTTTCGCGCATAACCGGAAAAGCCGTTCATTATCAGCCGATTTCGACCGCAGCCTTCATCGTCGCCCGCGAAGCCGAAGGTTGGCCGCCACATGTCGCGGCCTTCATCGGCGACTGGTATCGCGCTATCGAGAAAGGCGCATTTGATCAAACCAGTCGTACCCTTGAAGAACTGCTAGGTCGAAAGCCCAAAGATCTTGAGGACATCGTTAGAGATGCCTTCAAGCTCTGACGGTTCAGTTGGCTGTCCTGCAGCACAAATATGCCGAGCTCAGACTTTCTTTTTAGTGATCGAATTCTCCGACACAATCTCTCGGACGACGTTGACGAAAGCCCGAAGTCCCGCCGGCATATGGCGATTCGCAGGATAGTAAAGGCGCAGGCCCGGGTACGAAGGTGTCCAGTCCTCCAGCACTCGCATGAGCCTTCCGGACGCAATATGAGCAGAAGCGGCGAAATCATTAGTCCAGGCTACGCCGGCGCCTTGCAGAGCAGCCTCTAACATCAAGTGGTGGCTGTCGAGCGTCAACGACCCGCTGACCTCTATTGCTTGCTCTTCACCGCGCTTTTCGAACTCCCATTTGTAGATCGAGCCACTGGGGAAGCGCACGCGTATGCAGTTATGCGCGAGCAGGTCTGCCGGAACCTTGGGTTTTTTGAATTTCGCGAAGTACTGGGGTGAAGCGACCACCGCAAAACGGAGCGGGGGAGTGATCGCAATGGCGATCATGTCCTGCGGGACGCTTTCCGCCAACCGTATCCCGGCGTCGAATCCACCAGCAACAATGTCAACCAGACTTCTATCGGTAACGATGTCTACCCGCATGTCTGGATAACGCCTCAGGTACTCGAGAACCACTGGCGTCAGCACCATTTGCGCAGCACCTTCGGAGGTGTTCAGCCGCAGGGTTCCGGCCGGTGTATCACGGAATTCGCTTACCGCCTCCATTGCCGCGGATATGTCTCGCAGAGCGGGCTGCACCCGAGCCAGAAATTGCTCCCCGGCTTCAGTCAGGGAAACGCTTCGCGTGGTTCTGTGGAACAACCTCACGCCAAGGCGTTTCTCCAGTGCAGCGATCGCATGACTGAGTGCTGATGGCGACATTCCCAATTCCACGGCCGCACGACGAAAGCTGCGATGAGTAGAAACGGCGACTACGGCGTTGAGTTCAAGAAGCCCGGATTTCTGCATTGTGCTAATTCCTGCATCAGTTCATCCGATATTAGCCTGATTGTTTGCGACAGTGCTGAGGCTTATCTTCGTCCACAGTCGCTACTGCTTTGGAATCGAAGGAAGCTTGATCCGCCGGCACCCGGTGAACCCGCAAGTCATTTCGACTCAGCGGCCATTAAACATGCGAGGAACAATTCATGACGCGTATTACTACACCGTTCGGGTTTCACTCAACCGCACAAGAGGTCATTGAAGGGGTCGACCTCACTGGTAAAAGGGCGATCCTAACGGGCGGAGCTTCCGGTATTGGTATCGAGACAGCGCGCGCATTGGTCAATGCCGGCGCCAACGTGACACTGGCAGTACGGCGTCCGGAAGCGGCAGAATCGGTAGCCGCCGAACTGCGCTCCGAAGGCAAGGGCACCGTAGATATCCGCTCAATCGATCTGGCGGATCTGTCCTCTGTGAAATCGTTCGCTGATTCTTGGTCAGAGCCTCTTGATATCTTGGTCAATAACGCAGGGATCATGGCCGTTCCTGAGCGGGAACTGACATCGCAGGGCTGGGAAATGCAATTCGCAACCAATTTTCTCGGCCATTTTGCGCTCGTGCTTGGTTTGCAGGACGCTCTGATCAGAGCCGAAGGAGCCCGAATTGTATCGCTGAGTTCAAACGCTAATCTGATGGGCCCGGTGGTTTTCGATGACATCAATTTCGACTTCCGCACATACGATGCTTTCGCGTCATATGCCCAGGCCAAGTCGGCATGCGCGCTCATTGCGGTAGAGATCACCCGCCGCTGGGCGGAGCGAGGTATTTTCGCTAACGCTTTGAACCCTGGGGCAATCGCAACCAATCTTCAGAAGCACACCGGTGGGCTCAAGACGCCAATTGAACGTCAGAAAAACGTGCAGCAGGGTGCCGCGACATCCGTATTACTGGCGGCGTCTCCGCTGTTGGAAGGCATTGGTGGTCGTTATTTCGAGGACTGTAATGAAGCGCTGGTGGTCACCAAAAGGCCTGCCGATTACACGGGCGTTGCACCTTACGCTGTAGACCCTGATAACGCGCAGCGGTTGTGGGAAGTTGCCACGCGGATGATTGGGTGAGCGGAGGAAGACCCGGCGCACCAGCCGAAACAGATGGTACAACTGTTGCCCGGGCCGTTAGCCAAGACTGGTTGGATCAGTGAATCAGACGGGGAAAGCCCATTTCTGGGAGCCAAGGACAGCGAGCAGC
The window above is part of the Pseudomonas prosekii genome. Proteins encoded here:
- a CDS encoding DJ-1/PfpI family protein, yielding MKRVLMLLANGVEPMEMAAFTDVLGWADLLGDFPVELVNAGLRRKIITTFGLSLNPNYLLSDLDVSSFDALALPGGFEPSGFYEEALSEPFLETIRQFVDAGKPVASVCVASVCLGAAGVLRDKNATTYHQEGGKRKNQLVESGALFLDRPVVVHDNIITSSGPGTATEVAFLLLEKLTSLENATSIRQKMRFATPDRDWYDTPQVP
- a CDS encoding cysteine hydrolase family protein, translating into MTDTALIVVDIQNDYFSGGKWELNAVDAAADNAARVIASARVRGDTVIHIRHETLAADAPFFVPGSVGAQLHEKVRNQSDELVIVKHFMNPYRETQLREVLEKQGIKKVVVVGNMSHMCIDAVTRSSDDFGYATTVIHDACATHDLEFNGVKVPSALVHAAFMAALQFGYAKVQSADEYLS
- a CDS encoding glutathione S-transferase family protein, translating into MANPSAALDYYYWPTPNGQKVAIFLEESGRPYTAHPVNISKGEQFSPEYTGLSPNQRIPAIVDNEVGVSVFESGAILLYLAQRRGQFFPRDSKGAASVLQWLFWQAASLGPILGQAVFFLNYASEHVPLAVERFSKETERLYRVMEQQLSHQSFIAGEYSIADMAIYPWLLQHEKQGMKLDTYPHIAAWLAKITARPAVIRAYAKGEEIRPSGQTDQDRKKLYKLS
- a CDS encoding 2Fe-2S iron-sulfur cluster-binding protein encodes the protein MNNTDEPGASPWHAGERQLQESVGVAQQMEHFGRKVVRDYMPDQHRSFYSQLPYLVVGAVDQNGIPWATLIEGPPGFVHSPDPRSLQLDRLPADGDPVKPALGMGAAVGLLGIDLKTRRRNRMNGNINTVSSDGVGVSVVHAFGNCPQYIQLRSVEPVSVGRASSDVAAKRLHQLDEAAAQMIRQADTFFLASYVDLEGDSSKRSVDVSHRGGNPGFVRVEGNVLTIPDFAGNLHFNTLGNLLLNPKAGLVFVDFSSGDVLQVAGRTELILEGPQIAAFQGAERLWTLTVEHVVLRRAVLALRWVFEGFSPNSLMTGSWEKAEGRLQADALRDQWRHLRVTRIVEESSTISSFYLEPDDGAGLPRFEAGQHLPVRFSLVEGQPPLVRTYSVSSAPSDTFFRISVKRDGLISSHLHSKIRVGDLIEARAPQGRFTVQADEHRPLVLLAAGVGVTPLLSMLREVIYEGERIRRTRPTWFIQSARSLAELAFRDELFELATRAKDKIRALRLLSQPEQHAREGEDFELAGRVDVALLKALLPLDDYDFYLCGPGAFTQALYDGLRELRIGDDRIHAETFGPSTLVRLRDQLTPAVEQVPAASSPVKVLFATSAKEARWEPGNGSLLELAESRGLNPDFSCRGGSCGTCRTKLISGEVHYLNLPAEMPAQGEVLICCAVPAQSKEGDAPLILDL
- the grxC gene encoding glutaredoxin 3; this translates as MPDITMYTTSTCPYCRGAKQLLNSKGISYTEIDVQSVGKKVEMINRSGRRTVPQIFIGDWHVGGFDDLAQLDREGGLAQALNPRLAG
- a CDS encoding DUF2790 domain-containing protein, coding for MKKFLFIALSLTASLSALAQGASITPAATPYAYGMHLDIAKVINITEAADVCGPVPVQMTYKDSHGDTRVLEYSVIGRGCTN
- a CDS encoding LysE family translocator, whose amino-acid sequence is MEDKALYLLALSMIFLMPGPDMILLLQTGAKQGRAAALATALGLALARACHVALTAMGMATMFKVLPWTFDVVKYAGAAYLLWIGIQMFKTSGMSAPAITETGAVTSSLGAAIRRGLFTNLLNPKALLFCSVLLPQFIDPNRSSVSEQFAVLGVVLVITGLIFDSIYATASAWVGSWLERSVTAQRVQQWLFGTLLIGFAVRLAFVQQA
- a CDS encoding LysR family transcriptional regulator → MDSLGNLESFLRAAEARSFSEAARRMGISAAAVSKNIARLETNLGTRLFQRSTRSLSLTEAGEALYEQVAGSVETIQGAMAQLGDSRDVPAGRLRVNMSPSFAYDYVLPLLKTFKQRYPSVVPDWHLEIRRVDLIGEGFDVAIGGGMELSPGVVARELAKLHLVAVAAPEWLQGKPLPIVPADLQGQDGIVVRSTDTNRLRTWTLRSSTDETFDLSLKPTAIMNDPQALCMCALMGLGVALVPLERAWPWLQRGELIRLLPEWYVDLGSISVYYSARKELPAKTRVFINFLIDHFQGTLSDHFSAIKTGKGK
- a CDS encoding SDR family oxidoreductase, which translates into the protein MGKILITGATGKLGSAVVRSLVRKVPAADVVALVREESKAQWLSDLGVEVRLGDYTDVESLVNAFAGVEKIYLVSAVAFSDRVGQHRNVIQAARTAGVRHVFYTSIQRLSDDFCPIEGVTASDLETEAMLKSSGLDYTIVRHPLYADVLAMYIGEDAPQKGFSAPAGQGRVALTNIDELAEGGATLLSQPGHEHRAYLLNSGQTWSFADIATALSRITGKAVHYQPISTAAFIVAREAEGWPPHVAAFIGDWYRAIEKGAFDQTSRTLEELLGRKPKDLEDIVRDAFKL
- a CDS encoding LysR family transcriptional regulator, which gives rise to MQKSGLLELNAVVAVSTHRSFRRAAVELGMSPSALSHAIAALEKRLGVRLFHRTTRSVSLTEAGEQFLARVQPALRDISAAMEAVSEFRDTPAGTLRLNTSEGAAQMVLTPVVLEYLRRYPDMRVDIVTDRSLVDIVAGGFDAGIRLAESVPQDMIAIAITPPLRFAVVASPQYFAKFKKPKVPADLLAHNCIRVRFPSGSIYKWEFEKRGEEQAIEVSGSLTLDSHHLMLEAALQGAGVAWTNDFAASAHIASGRLMRVLEDWTPSYPGLRLYYPANRHMPAGLRAFVNVVREIVSENSITKKKV
- a CDS encoding SDR family NAD(P)-dependent oxidoreductase, translated to MTRITTPFGFHSTAQEVIEGVDLTGKRAILTGGASGIGIETARALVNAGANVTLAVRRPEAAESVAAELRSEGKGTVDIRSIDLADLSSVKSFADSWSEPLDILVNNAGIMAVPERELTSQGWEMQFATNFLGHFALVLGLQDALIRAEGARIVSLSSNANLMGPVVFDDINFDFRTYDAFASYAQAKSACALIAVEITRRWAERGIFANALNPGAIATNLQKHTGGLKTPIERQKNVQQGAATSVLLAASPLLEGIGGRYFEDCNEALVVTKRPADYTGVAPYAVDPDNAQRLWEVATRMIG